Proteins from a single region of Gossypium arboreum isolate Shixiya-1 chromosome 1, ASM2569848v2, whole genome shotgun sequence:
- the LOC108482346 gene encoding uncharacterized protein LOC108482346 → MKNLSRNKFLLCFRPVVDMDIMRLEPKPAAAVVNRPAFTCVAGVQSKEDFSKPSTANSSVSDEENSIDVHSGGKKTLSKVIKAVVFETVLAHRVRDRKRNNESKNRVLTRKLIQSTTSSSSSSSSPLTPNTIQKTETKHQQSDCNESKPKQERIDKGFSCSKNRAMSLFLICLAMTIFWGKLVAIILTSIWLYFLHHNGVAVKMETIKTWGEKESEEEEEEEEEEEEEKVVINGSKNRERVLNFGG, encoded by the exons ATGAAGAACCTCTCGAGGAACAAGTTTTTGCTTTGTTTTAGACCCGTCGTCGATATGGACATCATGCGCCTCGAACCCAAACCCGCCGCCGCCGTTGTTAACCGTCCCGCCTTTACATGCGTCGCCGGCGTTCAAAGCAAGGAGGATTTTTCGAAGCCTTCGACGGCGAACTCCTCCGTTTCCGATGAGGAAAACTCGATCGATGTTCATAGTGGGGGAAAGAAAACGCTTTCCAAAGTGATCAAAGCTGTTGTTTTCGAAACAGTATTG GCTCACAGGGTTCgagatagaaaaagaaacaatGAATCCAAAAACAGAGTCTTGACTAGAAAGCTAATTCAATCCACaacatcatcatcttcttcttcttcttcaccgTTAACACCAAACACAATACAGAAAACAGAGACGAAACATCAACAAAGCGACTGCAACGAATCGAAACCGAAACAAGAAAGGATCGATAAGGGTTTTTCGTGTTCAAAAAACAGAGCCATGTCTCTGTTCTTGATTTGTTTGGCAATGACGATTTTCTGGGGAAAATTGGTTGCTATAATTTTGACATCAATTTGGCTTTACTTTCTCCATCATAATGGGGTTGCTGTGAAAATGGAAACCATTAAAACATGGGGTGAAAAGGAGtcggaagaagaagaagaagaagaagaagaagaagaagaagaaaaggtggTCATTAATGGAAGCAAAAACAGGGAGAGGGTATTAAATTTTGGGGGTTGA
- the LOC108481035 gene encoding pentatricopeptide repeat-containing protein At5g13270, chloroplastic yields the protein MASSSLPPSVPSQTAAAARFARIPSSVSLKSTSSSFKIPHGQQQQGQLENLHLVSLSKQGKLKEARDFLKQMDEAGVLVNPHSYESLLEACGKMASLSDGKLIHRRLGNPSRYLENCVLKMYCACESFRDAEKLFDKMLEKDVASWGILISGYSEKGRLKEAFRLCTRMIELGIGLNSTVFTNLLKSLSDPSVLEIGEQLHSLVIRTGLSTNVSVITAISNMYVKCRQLQRAKLVFDQMVETNAVAWTGLMMGYTRAGKQKDALALFIRMLKEGVEMDQFVFSITLKACSWLEYLNLGRQIHGYIVKLGLESDVSVGTPVVDLYIKCSCFDSARRAFKRISEPNDASWSAIITGYCQIGEFEKSLQIFRSLRLKDMAMNSFIYTSITQACSALADYNMGAQAHADAIKRGLVSYVHGESAMITFYSKCGRLDYANQAFESIDEPDTVAWTAIICGHAYHGNASEALKLFRRMQSSTARPNEVTFIGVLTACSHSGLVTEAKLYLESMSREYGVDPTIDHYDCMVDAYARAGLLQEAYELVTNMPFEPDAMSWKCLLGGCWIHRNLELGEIAAENLLQLDPDDTAGYILMFNLYGSHGKWDEAARVRSVMGARKLIKELSCSWITVKGKVHRFVVGDKHHPRTDDIYRKLKELNGSITDVESVHLTEEDVSFGLPERKQLLMEHSERLAVAFGLISEPNNVPIVIFKNLRACKHCHDFAKHVSMVTGRRITIRDSCRFHHFHLGKCSCDDYW from the coding sequence ATGGCCAGCTCTTCCTTGCCGCCTTCCGTTCCTTCGCAAACAGCAGCAGCAGCTCGCTTTGCTCGAATACCTTCATCGGTATCTCTCAAAAGCACCTCTTCTTCATTTAAAATCCCCCATGGCCAACAACAGCAGGGTCAGCTCGAGAACCTGCACTTGGTTTCATTGTCTAAGCAAGGGAAACTCAAAGAGGCTCGTGATTTCCTCAAACAAATGGACGAAGCCGGCGTTCTCGTCAACCCCCATTCCTACGAATCACTTCTCGAAGCCTGCGGCAAAATGGCTTCTTTATCGGACGGCAAATTGATTCACCGGCGTTTGGGGAACCCATCTAGGTACCTCGAGAATTGTGTTTTGAAGATGTATTGTGCCTGTGAGAGCTTTCGGGATGCCGAGAAACTGTTCgataaaatgcttgaaaaagatgtGGCGTCTTGGGGTATACTTATTTCTGGTTACTCAGAGAAAGGAAGGTTAAAGGAAGCTTTTCGGCTATGTACTCGAATGATTGAGTTGGGAATTGGATTGAATTCCACCGTTTTCACCAACCTCTTGAAGAGTCTATCAGATCCTTCTGTGTTGGAGATTGGGGAACAGCTTCATTCTCTCGTTATAAGAACTGGATTAAGCACCAATGTTTCTGTGATCACAGCAATCTCCAATATGTACGTGAAATGCAGGCAGCTACAAAGGGCTAAGCTCGTTTTCGATCAAATGGTCGAAACAAACGCCGTGGCTTGGACAGGATTGATGATGGGATACACCCGAGCTGGCAAACAGAAAGATGCATTGGCATTGTTTATTAGAATGTTAAAGGAAGGTGTCGAAATGGACCAGTTCGTGTTTTCAATCACTCTCAAAGCGTGTTCCTGGTTGGAGTATCTGAACTTAGGGAGGCAAATCCATGGTTACATTGTTAAACTCGGGTTGGAATCCGATGTTTCTGTGGGAACTCCTGTTGTCGATCTATACATCAAATGCTCGTGTTTTGATTCGGCTCGTCGTGCTTTCAAGAGGATATCCGAACCGAATGATGCTTCATGGAGTGCTATAATAACTGGCTATTgccaaattggtgaatttgagaAATCATTGCAGATTTTTAGGTCATTAAGGCTCAAAGATATGGCTATGAATTCATTTATATATACTAGCATAACCCAAGCATGTTCAGCTCTTGCAGATTATAACATGGGAGCTCAAGCTCATGCAGATGCAATAAAAAGGGGTTTAGTTTCATATGTTCATGGAGAGAGTGCAATGATTACTTTCTATTCGAAATGTGGTAGGTTGGATTATGCGAATCAAGCCTTCGAGTCTATAGATGAACCCGATACCGTGGCTTGGACTGCGATAATATGCGGTCATGCTTATCACGGCAATGCTTCCGAAGCCTTAAAGCTTTTCAGGAGGATGCAGAGCTCAACCGCAAGGCCGAATGAAGTTACGTTCATTGGTGTTTTAACCGCTTGTAGTCATTCTGGTTTGGTTACGGAAGCTAAGCTTTATTTAGAGTCAATGAGCCGTGAATATGGTGTGGATCCGACTATTGATCATTATGATTGTATGGTTGATGCATACGCTCGTGCTGGGTTGCTTCAGGAGGCATATGAATTGGTTACGAATATGCCCTTTGAACCTGATGCAATGAGCTGGAAATGCTTGTTGGGTGGGTGTTGGATCCACCGGAATCTCGAACTTGGGGAAATCGCAGCCGAAAATCTACTTCAGCTGGATCCTGATGATACTGCAGGTTACATTTTGATGTTTAACCTATATGGTTCACACGGAAAATGGGACGAAGCAGCTCGTGTACGAAGTGTGATGGGTGCAAGAAAGTTGATAAAGGAACTTAGTTGTAGCTGGATTACTGTTAAGGGTAAGGTGCATCGGTTCGTAGTGGGCGATAAACACCATCCTCGGACCGATGACATTTACAgaaagttgaaagaattaaacgGTTCAATTACGGATGTCGAAAGCGTCCATCTAACCGAAGAGGATGTGTCATTTGGTTTGCCCGAACGGAAACAGCTGCTAATGGAGCATAGCGAGAGACTTGCCGTAGCATTTGGGCTCATATCGGAACCAAACAATGTTCCAATCGTCATTTTCAAGAATCTCCGGGCATGTAAACACTGCCACGATTTCGCAAAACATGTATCGATGGTTACGGGACGCCGAATCACCATTAGAGATTCATGCAGGTTCCATCACTTCCACTTGGGGAAATGCTCTTGCGATGACTATTGGTGA